A stretch of Polypterus senegalus isolate Bchr_013 chromosome 3, ASM1683550v1, whole genome shotgun sequence DNA encodes these proteins:
- the LOC120526555 gene encoding trace amine-associated receptor 13c-like yields the protein MVQYCFQSGNISCLKETRPTELYVILYIFSLAVEMLTVCGNLVVIISISHFKQLHTPTNLLVLSLAVADFLVGVIVMPFTIIRSIESCWYFGSMFCSVYTLFLLLLTSVSISNLVVIAVDRYFAICDPFFYSNKITVQITLLFISLSWVISLFYTLAIIYFKGYIDDPTELNICPGDCVFVFNSKWGTIDMFVTFIFPFSMMILFYTNIFIVAKRHARVINSMTQQRGSTERKENNIPKKSERKAAKTLGIVVAVFIMCWVPYYISTLLVPYMNIDNPSAILQAFAWIAYCNSSMNPVIYALFYPWFKKSLKLIVTLKIFNQGSSLINLFSCTH from the coding sequence ATGGTGCAATACTGTTTCCAGTCTGGCAACATCTCTTGTCTTAAGGAAACCCGACCAACTGAACTTTATGTGATTCTTTACATCTTCTCGTTGGCTGTGGAAATGCTCACTGTTTGTGGAAATCTTGTGGTGATTATTTCTATATCTCATTTTAAACAGCTTCATACACCGACAAACCTCCTTGTGCTCTCACTGGCTGTAGCAGACTTTCTGGTTGGAGTCATTGTGATGCCATTCACAATTATACGCTCTATAGAATCATGTTGGTATTTTGGAAGCATGTTCTGCTCTGTTTACACCTTGTTTCTCCTTTTGCTAACATCTGTATCTATTAGCAATTTGGTGGTTATTGCTGTTGATCGTTATTTTGCAATCTGTGACCCATTTTTTTACTCTAATAAAATTACAGTTCAAATCACATTGCTTTTTATTTCACTTAGTTGGGTAATATCTCTCTTTTATACTTTAGCAATAATTTACTTCAAGGGATACATTGATGATCCCACAGAACTGAACATATGCCCTGGTGATTGTGTTTTTGTATTCAATTCCAAATGGGGAACAATCGATatgtttgtaacatttattttccctttttccatgatgatattattttatacaaacatttttattgttgcaAAAAGGCATGCAAGAGTAATTAATTCAATGACACAGCAAAGAGGATCaacagaaagaaaggaaaacaacatTCCAAAGAAATCTGAAAGAAAGGCTGCTAAGACTCTTGGTATTGTGGTGGCTGTTTTTATTATGTGCTGGGTGCCTTATTACATTTCTACTCTTCTTGTACCTTATATGAATATAGATAATCCTTCAGCAATACTACAAGCTTTTGCCtggattgcatattgtaattccAGCATGAATCCAGTTATTTATGCCCTGTTTTATCCCTGGTTTAAAAAGTCACTAAAGCTCATAGTGACACTAAAGATATTCAATCAAGGGTCTTCCTTGATAAATCTTTTTTCTTGTACTCATtga